The DNA window CAACAGCCCGACCGGCCTCTACCAGAAAATTTTCACGAGGTTCTCGAATTCAGCATTCTGGCCAGCGAGAGGAATCCTTTTGATCCCATGGAAAAGGCTATCAGGCAATTGGGATATTACACTCTCAACCGCACCGAACACCTTCATGATGACTGGACCGTGATCCAGGAGTACCCCCTGTCCGAAAACCTGCTGGCCTTATCTCACGTTCATAAAACCCCTGACCAGGATAGGTACGTGGTTGCTGCCAAGGGGGCCCCTGAGGCGATTGCCGATTTATGCCATATGGACGCGGCCCAAAGCGAAGCCCTATCCCACAACGTCCAGGCCATGGCGAACGATGGCCTGCGCATTATCGGTATAGCCAAAGCCCACTTTCAAAAAGCCCCCTTACCTGGCGAGCAACACGACTTTAAATTTGAGTTCTTGGGACTCGTGGGTTTGGATGACCCGCTGCGCCCGTCAGTGGCCAGCGCCATTCAGGAATGTTATACCGCCGGGATGAGAGTAGCCATGATCACAGGGGACTACCCCGGCACAGCCCAGAACATCGCCCGGCAAATAGGTCTGATGCCGGCGGACCAGGTGATCACCGGGCCTGAACTGGACAGGATGGACGACGCCGAATTACAAAACCGGGTGAAAACCGTAAACATTTTTGCCCGCGTTGTGCCCGAGCAGAAACTTCGATTGGTAAACGCCCTTAAGGCCAATGGAGAAATCGTGGCCATGACCGGGGATGGGGTGAATGATGCCCCGGCATTGAAATCAGCCCACATCGGCATCGCCATGGGGGGCCGAGGAACGGATGTGGCCCGCGAGGCTTCAGCCTTGGTGCTCCTGGACGATGATTTTTCTTCGATGGTCCAGGCTATTAAATTAGGGCGGAGGATTTTTGACAACCTCCAAAAAGCCATGACCTACATCTTTGCCATCCACGTGCCCATTGCCGGAATGTCCCTGCTACCCGTATTGTTTCAATGGCCTCTGGTCCTCTTCCCCGTCCATATTGTCTTCCTGGAATTGATTATCGACCCTGCCTGCTCGATCGTCTTCGAAGCAGAGCCCGAGGAAACGAACATCATGAACCGCCCGCCCCGCAACCCCCAAGAGCCGTTGTTTGGCAGGCGGACCGTTGTCCTGAGTTTGCTTCAAGGGCTGAGTGTGTTGGGCATTCTGTTGGTGGTCTTCAGCATCGCCCTATTTCGGGGACAGGGCGAAGCAGATGCCCGCACCCTAACCTTTACCACCCTGATCGTGGCCAACCTTGCTTTGATCTTTACCAACCGCTCGTGGTCGCGTTCCATCCGGTCAACGCTGCGTTCGGCCAATTCGGCCTTGAGATGGGTGTTCGGAGGTGCGCTGGTTTTCCTCGGCCTGGTGCTTTACATTCCCTTCCTGCGTACCCTCTTCCACTTTTCCTTTTTACACCCCACAGACCTGCTGATCTGCCTGGGAGCCGGGGGGGTCAGCGTTCTGTGGTTCGAATGGCTTAAATCCTTGCAGCAGCGGCCAAAGCAAACCTGAAAATAGGGTTCAAAGGGG is part of the Deltaproteobacteria bacterium genome and encodes:
- a CDS encoding cation-translocating P-type ATPase; translated protein: MKEFDLHSISGLTEAEATDQLQKEGYNELPSTKRRSILAIVLEVVREPMFLLLVACGAIYLLLGDVREALMLLGFVFVVMGITIYQDRKTERALEALRDLTSPRALVIREGQQKRIPGREVVRSDILVLNEGDRVPADAVLLWCRNILVDESLLTGESVPVRKVAWGGSAPMSRPGGDDLPLVFSGTLIVKGQGIARVMAVGIQTEIGKIGKALQKVVPEETFIQRETRRLVRILAIVGLSLCALVIIVYGSTRSDWLGGLLAGITMAMAMLPEEFPVVLTIFLALGAWRISRKRVLTRRVPTVETLGSATVLCVDKTGTLTQNRMVVRKIFAQDEVYDVSQQPDRPLPENFHEVLEFSILASERNPFDPMEKAIRQLGYYTLNRTEHLHDDWTVIQEYPLSENLLALSHVHKTPDQDRYVVAAKGAPEAIADLCHMDAAQSEALSHNVQAMANDGLRIIGIAKAHFQKAPLPGEQHDFKFEFLGLVGLDDPLRPSVASAIQECYTAGMRVAMITGDYPGTAQNIARQIGLMPADQVITGPELDRMDDAELQNRVKTVNIFARVVPEQKLRLVNALKANGEIVAMTGDGVNDAPALKSAHIGIAMGGRGTDVAREASALVLLDDDFSSMVQAIKLGRRIFDNLQKAMTYIFAIHVPIAGMSLLPVLFQWPLVLFPVHIVFLELIIDPACSIVFEAEPEETNIMNRPPRNPQEPLFGRRTVVLSLLQGLSVLGILLVVFSIALFRGQGEADARTLTFTTLIVANLALIFTNRSWSRSIRSTLRSANSALRWVFGGALVFLGLVLYIPFLRTLFHFSFLHPTDLLICLGAGGVSVLWFEWLKSLQQRPKQT